Within the Streptosporangiales bacterium genome, the region CCCGAAGATGCCCGGCGAGCCGATGCGCGTACAGCCCAGCCGGGCGAAGAAGGACTGACCCGCCTGGTGTTGTCCCCAGCCTCGGCCTGGCGTGCCGGTGCCGGGTGGGTCTGGACGTAGTCTCGGGGTGTCATGGCTACCGACAACCCCGCCACCGCGTTCGCCGCGTTCTGCTCCGCCGGCCTGTGGCCAGGCTGCGGCGTCAAGCTGGCGCGCCGGGTCGCCCAGACCGGGCGCACCCACCCTGACCAGGTGACCCCAGGGGTGCTGACCGAGCTGGACGGCGTCAGCGACCGGCGGGCGGACCGCCTCGTCGAGGCGCTCGACAAGGCGCGGCCGGTGTTCGACGCGGCCGAGGTGCTGTTCGCCGCGGGCGCGGAGGTGCGGCTCGCGGCGGCCGCCGTACGCCAGCTCGGCCCCGGCGCAGCGGCCATGCTCGGTGACGACCCGTGGCGGCTGCTCGCCCTGCCCGGCGTACGGCCGCCGCAGGCGGACGCGTTCGCCCGCCAGTCGCTCACCGGCGCCCGGCCGGATGACCCGCGCCGGGCCCGCGCGCTGGTCTGCCACCTGCTCGCCGGCACCGCACGCGCCGGGCACACCACCACGCCGGTCGGCCTGCTCACCGACGAGCTCGCGCAGTTGCGGGCGGTCGCGGCCGACGCCGTCGCAGCGGCACTCGACAGCGGCGACGTCGTCGACGTCACGCCGGCGGACGCCGAGACGGAGGCACACCTCGCGTTGGCGAGGCACGCCATGGCCGAGGACACCGTCGCGGAGGGCCTGCGCCGGCTGTCCGCGACTGCCGAGCCGCTGGCACAGGACGACGACGTCGATGCGGTGACCGAGGGCCTCGACCCCGCGCAGCTCGCCGCCGCCCACGAGGTCGCCGAGCACGGCGTCACCGTACTCACCGGCGGGCCAGGCACCGGGAAGAGCCGCACCATCGCGGCCGTCGTCGAGCTGGCCACGAAGCTGGACTGCCCGATCGCGCTCGCCGCGCCCACCGGGCGGGCGGCGAAGCGGATGGAGGAGCTCACCGGGCACGAGGCGAGCACCCTGCACCGGCTGCTCGGCGCGTACCCGACCGGCGACTCCGGCGGCGGCCGGGGCTACGCGTTCGCGCGCAACGAGGCGTGGCCGCTGGACGAGACCATCGTGGTGGTCGACGAGGTCTCCATGCTCGACGTGGAGCTGGCCGCGTCGCTGCTCGACGCCTGCTCCGACGGCACCCACCTGCTACTGGTCGGCGACCCGGCGCAGCTGCCGTCCATCGGTCCCGGGCGCGTACTGGCCGACATCATCGACGCCGCCACGGTGCCGGTCACCGAGCTGACCACGCTGCACCGGCAGGCCGAAGGTGGCGCGATCGCCCGCCTCGCCACCGCCGTACGCGGCGGTGACCTGCCGCCGGTCGACTCACCGGAGCACGAGGTCGTCGTCGTGCCGGCCCGCGCGGCGGCGGACGCCGCGCACCGCGTCTCGCAGCTGGTGACCGACTCCATCCCCCGCGCGCTGGGCATCCCGGCCGAGGAGATCCAGGTCGTCACGCCCGTCCACCGCGGTCCGGCCGGCACCATCGCACTCAACGCGCGGCTCAAGGCCGAGCTCAACCCCGGCCCGGGCGCCAACCGCGGCTTCGACGTCGGCGACCGCGTGGTGGCCACCGCGAATCACCCGGACGAGGGGTTCGCCAACGGCGAGGTGGGCACGGTGACCGGCGTCGCCGACGACGGGCTGACCGTCACCTTCGCGACCGGCCCGGTGGTAGTGCCGTTCAAGCACCTCGGTGACCTGCTGCACGGCTGGGCGCTCACCGTGCACAGGGCGCAGGGCTCGGAGTGGCCGGCGGTCGTCGCGGTACTCCCCCGCGAGGCCGGCGGCATGCTGTCGCGGCCGCTGGTCTACACCGCCCTCACCCGGGCGAAGCAGCACCTGTCCATCGTGCACGCCGCCGGCCCGTTGCTGGCCCGCGCCGTACGCACGATCGGCGAGCAGCCGCGCCGCACCCGGTTGGCGGCGCTGCTGCCCGACGCGGCGGAGTGACCGCGGTCATTCCGCCGGCAACCGCTCCCTGCTGTCCCCGTCCAGGCCACCTGAGGTGGTGGACGTCGGTAGCTGGGTGGTCGGCCGGCTCGAGCTTTTCGTCGGCGAGGTGGACGTCGACGTGGTCGACTTCGCCGTCGACTTCTTCACCTGCGACGTCGCGGGCGAGCTGGTCTTCGCCGTCGGCGTCGCCGTGGGGGTACCGGTCTCCGTCGTCGGAGTCGACGACGGCGTCGGGGTCGGCGACTCCTCGTCGTCGGCCGCGCCGCCACCACCTTGCAGGGCGCGCGAGATGCTGTTGCCGCCCTTGCCGTCGCCGTGGCCGAACGCGGACGACAGCGGCTGCCCGAGCAGCGACTCGACGAACACGATCCCGCTGAGGCTCAGCACCAGCACCGCTACACCGGTCAGCACGACCGCCTTGGGGTTGATGCCGGCCAGCCGCTGCCGCCACCCGACGCGCTCCCCGCCGGCTTCGGCGGCCCCGCCGGCCGCGAGTACCCCGGTCGTGCCATCCGCCGGGTCCAGCCGCTCGGTCGGTTCGCCCTCAGCGGCCGCCAGCCGCTCCGTCGGTTCACCCCCGGCGGCGGCCATCCGCTCGGTGGCCTGCTCGTCCGCCGCGGCCAGGTGCGCTCCCGCAGCTGCCAGCCGCTCGGCGGTGTACTCGTCGGCCGGGGTCAACCGCTCCGTCGACGGTCCATCCGCCGCCAGCCGTACGGTCGGCGGCCCGTCCGGTCTTTCCTCCGCCGCGGCCAGCTGCTCGTCTGCCGTCGACCCTGCCACCGCGGCGTGCCCAGGGGCGACCGGCCGCCGCAACCGCAGCGTCTGGGGCACACTCGACTCTTTGATCTTCTGGGAGCCCTTCCGGAACGAGTGCGTGTAGACGGCGCCGCCCACGCTCGCCACCACACTCACCACGACCGCACCGATCACCGTGCCGTACACCCCGAGCACCGACGCCGCCGCTGCCGCGGATGCAGCCGCCAAGGCACCTCCGATCACCTGCGCCGCGCTCAACTCCATGCGCCCTTTGTCTGACATTCCCGCCTTTCATGGCTCCGCGTGACAGACGTACTACCGGGGGGAATTCACCCGTTTGCCCGATCTCGTTGGTGCAACGCGTGGCCGCTCCCACCGGTTGACACGCTTGCAGTCATCGCTAGGTGAGACGCCTCACATGCCGGCACAATGAGAGAGATGAGTGTCCCGATCGAGTACGAGACGAGGAAGATCCAGCTTCCTCGGACCATGTCGACCAACGCCGCCAGACAACTGCTCACCGATCACGCCGAGTACGGCAGCTGGGAACTCGCCCGTCTCCGCCGCTACCCGGACGGCACCAAGGACGTCTGGCTCCGGCGCAAGATCATCAGGGCCAGACGCCCGTACGGATGGGCGCCGCCGACCGCAGCCGACTGACGGCCCCGTGCTATCGTGACGCTGCGCAAGGCACCGCTCGGTCGAACCGGCAGCCTTGCTCGCGGGCGCCCTCGCAGGCGCCAAGTCCGGGTGGCGGAATAGGCAGACGCGCTAGCTTGAGGTGCTAGTGCCGGGTAACCGGCTTGAGGGTTCAAGTCCCTCCTCGGACACCACCTCTACCCCCACAATGCTGGGCGCCGTCTTTCGGCGACCGCCGTGTGCCGAGGCAGTGACCACGCGTCCGGGCGTCCTAGCGCCCGAGACGCCTCAGCGGGGATGCCCGGCGCGTTACCCGAGCCGAGCCGCCGCAGCGGTCCGCTCTACCTCGGCCTCACCGGTCCACGACATTCCTTCCCCTCCTACGAAACACGGGACCGGGACGTCCTCTAGAAGTTCGTCGGCCAGTTGCTCATCAAGTGTTGACCGACTCCCCCGGTCACACGCAGCTCGTGGATCTCCAGAGTCCGTCGCAGGTACTCGCGCGTCTCTCTGGGGTCGATCACGTCTTGTACGCCGTACACCGCGGCCATATCGTAGGCCGAGGTGTCCTTGGTCATCTTCGACAGTGCCTGCCGATACGCATCAGGGTCGTCGTCCTCGGTCACCCCGTAGACGATCGTCGCGCCCGCAGCGGGGTCCATGAAGCTCGTGTCTGCGGTCCACCAGACCGCCGACCCGTCCGACAGCCCAGCGCCGCCCATGTTGACGTACGCCTGTCCGTAACTCTTCCGGAGAACGACCATCACCTTCGGGACAGTGCACAGCGACAACGCGTTCATCCAGTTGACCACCCCGCCGACGATCCCCCTTCTCTCGGCTTCCATGCCGATCAGGAAACCGGGCTGGTCCACGAGAAAGATCAACGGGATGTTGTAGGAGTCGCACAGCACCAGAAAGCTCATGACCTTGCGGCATGCGTCCATGTCCGGGGCCCCGCCCTTGAAGAACGGGTTGTTCGCGACGATGCCCACGCTTCGACCGTCCAGACGTGCCAGGGCGGTGACCAGCGGCCTGCCGAAGCGGGGCTTCAGCTCGAAACAGGAGCCCGCGTCGACCACGGCGTGGATGACCTTGCGGACGTCGTACACCTTCGTCCGAGATTCGGGCAGCATGTCGAGTATCGCCTCGCATGCGTCGCCGGAACCGTCGGGTACCTCCGATCGCGGAGGCGCCTCACCCGCGTGGTCGGGCAGATAGCTCAAGAAGCGCTTGACGGCGTCCAGGGCTTCTTCATCGGTGTCCACCACCATGTCCACGAACCCGGTGACCTCGGAGTGCACCTTCCAGCCGCCTAGTTCCTCGGGGTCCACGGTGCCTTTGGTAGCCAACGACACCAAGCGCGGACTCGCGACGGCCATGACGGAACCCTTGCGCATGACGTTGAAGTCCGACATGCTCGCGTGCCACGCGGACGACCCGAAGCCGTTTCCGAGTAGCGCGGACGCCCACGGGCTAACCCTGCTCCTAAGAAACCTGCTGGACCTGTCGGGTCGGTCGATGGCGGCCATGCCGGCGGCACCCATCAAGTCGGGCATCCTCGCCCCCGACGACTCGTTGAGGAAGACAACCGGAATTCCGCGTTTCTTGGACGCGCCCTTGACGTCCGACACCTTTCGCTCGGCAGTGGAACTACTCGATGCGCCAAGGACGGTGAAGTCGTTGGCCACGACGCCGACCCGTCGACCGTCGATCTTCCCGAAGCCGGTGATCTTGCCGTCCGCCGGGGTCCTTTCCCGCATCTCGCTGCGCATCGAGACGCCGAACAGCCCGGTCTCCTGCCAGGTGCCCTGATCCACCAGGTACGCCACCCGCTCTCGCGCGTTCAGGACACCCGACGCGCGACGTCGTTCCAGCTTCTCCTGTCCCCCCATCGACATCGCCTGAGCCTTACGCTCCGCGTGCTCCGCAATCTGCCGTTCGAATGCCATATTCACAGTCGCCCTTCTCGCCGGCACTTATGAGCGTCGTGCTCGAATGATTCGTGGAACGACGAACCCGCCGACGAGGATCGCGCCGACGCTGACCCAGAGGCCCACCGCCACCGGGGAGCTGACGAACACGCCCACGTCTCCTTTCCCGAGAAAGAGGCTTTCCCGGAAGTAGCTCTCGATCAAAGGGCCGAGCACGAGGCCGAGGATCAGCGGAGCAAGCGAGAAATCCAGCTTCCGCAAGGCATAGCCGACCAGTCCGAAGACAAGCAGTGAGAAGACGTCGAGCATGCTGTTGCGCACGCTGAAGGCACCGACGACGGACAACACGAGAATCACCAGCACCAGGAAGTATTGCGGAGTCCGGAGCAGGTTCACCCATAGTCCGACCAACGGCAGGTTGAGGATCAACAACATGATGTTGCCGACGTACATCGACGCGACGATTCCCCAGAAGAGATCGGGACGCTCTTCCACCAGGAGTGGTCCGGGTTGCACGCCTTGGACGATCATCGCGGCGAGCATCAGCGCGAGCGTGGCCGAGAAGGGTATGCCAAGAGACAGCACGGGCACCAGGCTCGACGTCGACGCTGCGTTGTTGGCAGCTTCGGGTCCCGCCACCCCCTCAACCGCACCGCGGCCGAGCTGGTGGCGATTGCGCGAAACGGCCTTCTCGAGTCGATAGGAAGCGAACGTCGACAGAGTCCCCGAGGGACCCGGCAGGAGACCAAGGACGAAGCCGACGATGGACCCGCGCCCCCAAGGGGCTATCGCCCGGCTCCACTCCTCGCGGGTGGGGAACATCTCCCGCACCCGGATCGCCGAGACCTTCTTCGAGCTCCGCGCGGACTCGGTCAAGATCAGGACTTCGGCCACCCCGAACAGGCCGACGGCCACGGGCGTCAATGCCAACCCCTGACTCAATTCCATGACGCCGAACGTGAACCGGAAGTCGCCGGTCACAGCCTCCTGCCCGACGGTGCCGAGCATCAGCCCGATCACCAGTGGAAACATCCCACTCGCAAGACTTCCGCCGGTGATCCGCGCAAAGACGAGGAGGCTTCCTGCGGTGAGAGCGAAGAACTCCGGCGGCCCAAAGAGCAGGCCGAACTTGGCCAGGTACACGGAGAAGAAGGTCACCAGAACCACCGCGATGGTTCCGGCGATGAACGACCCGACCGCGGTGATGCTCAGGGCGGCACCGGCGCGACCACGGCGAGTCATCTCGTACCCGTCGAAGGTCGCTACCACGGCGGCCGTGTCTCCCGGCACCTTCATCAGAATGGACGCCGTGGAGCCTCCGTACATCGCGCCGGAATAGATACCGGCGATCATGACCAGACCCGTCAGAGGGTCGAGGGTGAAGGTGAGCGGGAAGATGAGCGCCGCCCCGGCCACCGGCCCCAGTCCGGGAAGCACTCCTACGGCGGTACCGATCAGCACACCGATGAAGGCACCTAGGAGGGTCGTCGGCGTGAAGAGCACCCCCATGCCGTAGAGCAGACCTTCAAGTGCCTCCAAAGCGGCCTCCTAGACTCCGAGCACGCCCTTGGGCATCAACACGCCGAGCACCATGACGAACAGCAGGTACGTCCCTGCCGTGACCGCGATCGCGAGCACGACCGTGCGAAGCCACGACAACCCGCTCAACAAGCGGAGCACTGCGATGGCGAAGCCGGCGCTCGCCAGGATGTAGCCAGCCACAGGAAGCAGGACGACATAGGCGGCGAGAGCCCCGACGAGGCCCAGTATGCGTTTGCGGTCGACACCGCGCGGCAGCTCGACGGCTCCAGCCACCGCGCCCGTCCGCACGCTCTCCCCTATGGTCAGCATGCTGGTACCGGCCAGGGCGACCCCGAGGAGCATGGGGAACGCCGCGGCTCCCGGCTGCGCCAGTGTTCCCCACGACAACTTCTGCGCCTCGAACAGGTACCCGGCCGATAGCAGGAACCCGATGACGCCGACGACGAGTCGGCCTTTTCGTTTGCCGTCGAGGCGCCCTTCGTCTGGAGGAGATTGCGCAGCCTCCTCCTCGGTCATGGTGCACTCCGTACCGGTTTCTCTCCCAACGCGACCAGGAGGTCCCGGTAGGAGGTCGCCTCCGACTTCAACTGCTTGGACAGCTCGTCTCCGGACTTCGGCTCGTCGGGAACGTCGTACCCGCTCTTCTCCGCCCAGCGGCGATAGTCGTCACTGGTGATGACGGCCTTACTGGCCTCGGTGAGTTCTCTCGACACCTGCTTGGGCAGTCCCTTGGGAGCGATGATGGCGAACGACGTCGACACCAGGCCCTCGCCGTAGCCGACCTCCTTCGCCGACTCTGCGTCGGGGAATGCCTTCACTCGATAGGGACCCAGGGAGCCCAGGACGCGGACCTTGCCAGCCTTCGCCAGCCCCGTCAGGCTGCCACCGGGACCTGCGACCACGGTGTCCACCTTGCCGCCCTGCAAGGCGGTCAAGGACTCTCCCGATCCGCCCGTGAACGGTGCCGGACTGACCTTGATGTCCGCGGCCTCGGCGAACGCCAGCCCGCCGAGCTCAGTGGCGGTGAACCGTCCCGGCGACCCCATCGTGGTGCCCGGGTTCTCCTTGGCGTAACTGACGAACTCCTTCAGATTCTTGTACGGCGCGTCGGGCGGAGCGACCAGCACTGGGTACTGTTCGTAGGGCTGGACAAGCGTCTGGAAGTCTGCAACGCCTTTGTACGGGAGCTCATTGTCCTTCAACAATGGCGGTACGGTGTAACCGGAACTCGACCCGAGGCCGATCGTGTACCCGTCCGGCTGCGCGGCGAATACCTCGCCTACACCGACGGTCGACCCGCCGCCGTCCTTGTTCTTGACAATGACTTCAGCATCCAGCTTCTTTCCGAGGAGTTCGGCGAACTTTCTCGACACCGGGTCGGTCGTGCCACCCGCCTTGTAGGGATTGATGAGTGTGATGTTACGGCTGGGATATTCTTTGGTCTGGCCACTCAAACCGCCGCTGCACGCCGTAGTGAGACTGGTCAATGCGATTCCGGTCAACAAGCAGCACATCTTCTTTTTCCACATTGCTGGACCTCCTTGTCGCAGCCCCCCTTTGCCTGGCGCCTTTGGCCGTCACATGACCGGCGCAATCCGTCGGGAGATCATTAACTGAATCCGGCGCACCAGAAACGTCCATGCCGCCCGAGGTCACGCATCATCGTGCTCATTTCCTCTACGCTGTACGGCTGGTCGTTCTCCAACCACCAGAACAACAACGAAGAGAGTTCGCCCGCGACGCTACGCGCCAGCAGTTCGGCCGGCAGCCTGGGCTCGACGCCCAGTTTCTCCGCTCGAGCGCGGTAGGTCTTCTCACTGCGCCGGCAATACCCATCGATGAATTGCCGCAGCGCACGCCCGTCTCCTTCGCCACGAAGAATGAGCAGATATAGCTCTCGTTCTTCCAGTGCGTGCTGGAATACCTGACGGAACACGTCGCCTGTGAAGCCAACACTGTCCAGGGTCTGCACTTCGTCGATCCGGTTGCGCAGCTCTTCGGCCAGCTCGGTAACCAGATGCGCGAGCAGATCCTCCTTGTCCTTGTAGTGGGCATAGAACGTTGTCCGTCCGACATCAGCCCTTTCGGTCAGCTCTTCGATCGTCACCGTGTGGTAACCGTTATCCAGCACCATCTGGATGAACGCCGTTCGAAGTTGTCGCTGCGACCTGCGTGTTCTGCGGTCCAGCTGGCCTCCCTTACCGGGCTGACTCCCTCGCATTACCCCGTCCCATGTCATTTCTTGACAGCGTTTCCGAACGGCGTGTACGTTACAGAACAGCCTGTTCAGGTGTCAAGGACAAGAAATCCCGGTGGCGAACGGGCATTCGACCGGCGGGCGAGGCACTCGGTCGAGGACAGAGAGGCAGGCTGCGTGACCGCGAGCAGACACGGGAGCACCGACCAGCCGGAGCCTCGCGATGTCCCTTCCTGGCAGCCGGAACTGGACGAAGTTCGTCGTCGCCGGCAGATTGCTGAGCAACTCGGTGGACCGGCCAACGTCGAACGGCAGCACAACTACGGGCGACTCACCGCCCGCGAGCGCATCGACGTCTTGCTGGACAAGAACAGCTTCCGAGAGATCGGGGCACTCACAGGTGCCGCGACCTATGACGACGCGGGCGGCCTCGAGAACGTGGTTCCGGCCAACATCATCATCGGCGAGGGAACGATAAGCGGCACGAAGATCGCCGTCTCGGCCGACGACTTCACTGTACGTGGCGGATCCTCCGAAGCGACCTCACCGGAGAAGTGGCAGTTCGCCGAGCGCCTAGCCCTGGAGCAACGCTGGCCGTTGGTGCGGTTGGTCGATGCCGCCGGCGGCAGCATTCGAATCCTGGAGAAGAACCAGTCCACGAAGATCCCCGGCTACCCCCACTGGCCGGCCGCCGAGATGCTCGGTGTCATTCCCGTGGTCGGGGTGGCGTTGGGACCGTGCGCAGGACTGGGCGCGGTACGTGTGGTGACCTCGCACTTCTCGGTCATGCCGAAGAAGACGAGCCAGGTCTTCGCCGCCGGCCCGCGAGTCGTTGCTCCGGGAATCGGCGAGGAGATGACCAACGAAGAGTTGGGCGGCAGTCAGGTCCACGCCCGCGGCAGCGGAGTGGTCGACAACGAGGCAGAGGACGAAGAGGACGCGCTTCGACAGGTACGACGGTTTCTCTCCTACCTGCCCTCCAGCGTGTTCGCCGTTCCTCCGCGCCACGAAACCGGTGATCCGCCGGACAGAGCCGAGGCGAGGCTCCTCTCCCTCGTGCCTCGCGACCGCCGCAGGGTGTACAAGGCACGGGAGATCTTGGAGCTGGTCTTCGACAAGGAATCGCTGTTCGAGATCGGACGGCACCAGGGCGGCTCCACCATCACGATGCTGGGACGCCTCAACGGATACTCGGTAGGCGTCATGGCCAACGATCCGTACGTCAGCGGCGGTGCTATGACGGCCGCCGCGGCGGAGAAGATCACCCGATTCGTCGACATGTGCGACACCTTTCATGTGCCGATCGTGAACTTCGTGGACCAGCCAGGTGTCCACGTCGGAAGCAAGGCCGAGCAAAAGGGGACCATTCGCAAGGCAATACGCGCACGCCTGTCACTGTCTCAGGTCTCGATACCCTGGTGTGCCGTCTTCGTACGGCGGGCTTTCGGTGTCGCCGGTGCCGCCTACGGACCACTGCACGATACCTACGTGCGATACGCGTGGCCGTCCGCGTACTGGGGTTCCATCCCGGTCGAGGGAGGCGTGGAGGCGGCCTACCGGAGAGACATCGACAGTTCTGAGGATCCCGCGGCCAGGCGCGACGAGTTGGTCGACCACTTCCGGCAGTTCGAGTCACCCCTCCGTACGGCCGAGCGGTTCGGGATCGAGGACGTCATCGACCCGCGTCAGACCCGCCCACTGCTGTGCGAGTGGATCGAGGAAGCCTACGAGAAGGTGCCGGAACTGCTCGGGATCACGGCTCGGACGATGCGCGTATGAAGCTGCCAGAACACGTCGTCGATGCTCATTGGCAAGGACGGGGGCACCTTACCGAGACGGTAGCGAAGCAGGTACTCAACGATTACGGGATCGCCGTTCCGCGCTCGGTTGTCGCCGCGGACTCCAGGCAGGTGGTGGCTGCCTTCGAGTCGCTCGGTGGACCGGTCGCAGTCAAGGTCATCTCCTCCGATCTGGTGCACAAGAGTGACGTGGGCGGAGTGGAGGTAGACATCGCAACTCCAGAGGCTGCGCGTCGCGCGACGACTACCATCGCTGCCGCGGTCAGCGACTCCGGCTACAAGGTCGACGGCTTCCTGGTCGAAGAGATGGTCCCACGTGGCCACGAGGTCGTGGTCGGATCCGTCCTCGATCCTCGATTCGGTCGGCTGATCATGATCGGTCTCGGCGGCATCTTCATCGAGGTGCTGGAGGATGTCGCCTTCGGCATCTGCCCAATCACGGAGGTCGACGCCCGGGTGATGCTGCACGAGTTGCGCGGATACCCCCTGCTGGCCGGTGCCCGCGGCGGCGTGGTCGCATCCGAACCGCTACTAGTCGATGTATTGGT harbors:
- a CDS encoding propionyl-CoA carboxylase, with the translated sequence MTASRHGSTDQPEPRDVPSWQPELDEVRRRRQIAEQLGGPANVERQHNYGRLTARERIDVLLDKNSFREIGALTGAATYDDAGGLENVVPANIIIGEGTISGTKIAVSADDFTVRGGSSEATSPEKWQFAERLALEQRWPLVRLVDAAGGSIRILEKNQSTKIPGYPHWPAAEMLGVIPVVGVALGPCAGLGAVRVVTSHFSVMPKKTSQVFAAGPRVVAPGIGEEMTNEELGGSQVHARGSGVVDNEAEDEEDALRQVRRFLSYLPSSVFAVPPRHETGDPPDRAEARLLSLVPRDRRRVYKAREILELVFDKESLFEIGRHQGGSTITMLGRLNGYSVGVMANDPYVSGGAMTAAAAEKITRFVDMCDTFHVPIVNFVDQPGVHVGSKAEQKGTIRKAIRARLSLSQVSIPWCAVFVRRAFGVAGAAYGPLHDTYVRYAWPSAYWGSIPVEGGVEAAYRRDIDSSEDPAARRDELVDHFRQFESPLRTAERFGIEDVIDPRQTRPLLCEWIEEAYEKVPELLGITARTMRV
- a CDS encoding methylmalonyl-CoA carboxyltransferase — translated: MAFERQIAEHAERKAQAMSMGGQEKLERRRASGVLNARERVAYLVDQGTWQETGLFGVSMRSEMRERTPADGKITGFGKIDGRRVGVVANDFTVLGASSSSTAERKVSDVKGASKKRGIPVVFLNESSGARMPDLMGAAGMAAIDRPDRSSRFLRSRVSPWASALLGNGFGSSAWHASMSDFNVMRKGSVMAVASPRLVSLATKGTVDPEELGGWKVHSEVTGFVDMVVDTDEEALDAVKRFLSYLPDHAGEAPPRSEVPDGSGDACEAILDMLPESRTKVYDVRKVIHAVVDAGSCFELKPRFGRPLVTALARLDGRSVGIVANNPFFKGGAPDMDACRKVMSFLVLCDSYNIPLIFLVDQPGFLIGMEAERRGIVGGVVNWMNALSLCTVPKVMVVLRKSYGQAYVNMGGAGLSDGSAVWWTADTSFMDPAAGATIVYGVTEDDDPDAYRQALSKMTKDTSAYDMAAVYGVQDVIDPRETREYLRRTLEIHELRVTGGVGQHLMSNWPTNF
- a CDS encoding TetR family transcriptional regulator, with translation MRGSQPGKGGQLDRRTRRSQRQLRTAFIQMVLDNGYHTVTIEELTERADVGRTTFYAHYKDKEDLLAHLVTELAEELRNRIDEVQTLDSVGFTGDVFRQVFQHALEERELYLLILRGEGDGRALRQFIDGYCRRSEKTYRARAEKLGVEPRLPAELLARSVAGELSSLLFWWLENDQPYSVEEMSTMMRDLGRHGRFWCAGFS
- a CDS encoding tripartite tricarboxylate transporter TctA gives rise to the protein MEALEGLLYGMGVLFTPTTLLGAFIGVLIGTAVGVLPGLGPVAGAALIFPLTFTLDPLTGLVMIAGIYSGAMYGGSTASILMKVPGDTAAVVATFDGYEMTRRGRAGAALSITAVGSFIAGTIAVVLVTFFSVYLAKFGLLFGPPEFFALTAGSLLVFARITGGSLASGMFPLVIGLMLGTVGQEAVTGDFRFTFGVMELSQGLALTPVAVGLFGVAEVLILTESARSSKKVSAIRVREMFPTREEWSRAIAPWGRGSIVGFVLGLLPGPSGTLSTFASYRLEKAVSRNRHQLGRGAVEGVAGPEAANNAASTSSLVPVLSLGIPFSATLALMLAAMIVQGVQPGPLLVEERPDLFWGIVASMYVGNIMLLILNLPLVGLWVNLLRTPQYFLVLVILVLSVVGAFSVRNSMLDVFSLLVFGLVGYALRKLDFSLAPLILGLVLGPLIESYFRESLFLGKGDVGVFVSSPVAVGLWVSVGAILVGGFVVPRIIRARRS
- a CDS encoding AAA family ATPase, whose translation is MATDNPATAFAAFCSAGLWPGCGVKLARRVAQTGRTHPDQVTPGVLTELDGVSDRRADRLVEALDKARPVFDAAEVLFAAGAEVRLAAAAVRQLGPGAAAMLGDDPWRLLALPGVRPPQADAFARQSLTGARPDDPRRARALVCHLLAGTARAGHTTTPVGLLTDELAQLRAVAADAVAAALDSGDVVDVTPADAETEAHLALARHAMAEDTVAEGLRRLSATAEPLAQDDDVDAVTEGLDPAQLAAAHEVAEHGVTVLTGGPGTGKSRTIAAVVELATKLDCPIALAAPTGRAAKRMEELTGHEASTLHRLLGAYPTGDSGGGRGYAFARNEAWPLDETIVVVDEVSMLDVELAASLLDACSDGTHLLLVGDPAQLPSIGPGRVLADIIDAATVPVTELTTLHRQAEGGAIARLATAVRGGDLPPVDSPEHEVVVVPARAAADAAHRVSQLVTDSIPRALGIPAEEIQVVTPVHRGPAGTIALNARLKAELNPGPGANRGFDVGDRVVATANHPDEGFANGEVGTVTGVADDGLTVTFATGPVVVPFKHLGDLLHGWALTVHRAQGSEWPAVVAVLPREAGGMLSRPLVYTALTRAKQHLSIVHAAGPLLARAVRTIGEQPRRTRLAALLPDAAE
- a CDS encoding acetyl-CoA synthetase, with protein sequence MKLPEHVVDAHWQGRGHLTETVAKQVLNDYGIAVPRSVVAADSRQVVAAFESLGGPVAVKVISSDLVHKSDVGGVEVDIATPEAARRATTTIAAAVSDSGYKVDGFLVEEMVPRGHEVVVGSVLDPRFGRLIMIGLGGIFIEVLEDVAFGICPITEVDARVMLHELRGYPLLAGARGGVVASEPLLVDVLVKLGGEDGLFLSLPDEITEVDINPLIASDRTAVAADARFVLSDRNSHD